One stretch of Planococcus sp. PAMC 21323 DNA includes these proteins:
- a CDS encoding cysteine desulfurase: protein MINKEIKSYFPILNQEINGHPLVYLDSAATSQKPVQVIEALKSYYELDNANVHRGVHTLGNRATEHYEGAREKVRKFINANSMEEIIFLRGTTTAMNLIAQSYGRANVQEGDEIVITYMEHHSNIIPWQQLAKERGAILKYVELEKDGTISLEQVRAVVTERTKIVSMVYVSNVLGTMNPVKEVAQIAHENGAVMVVDGAQAAPHLKIDVQQLDCDFFAFSGHKMCGPTGIGVLYGKKELLNNMEPVEFGGEMIDFVGLYDSTWKELPWKFEGGTPIIAGAVGLGAAIDFLNEIGLDEIEKHEHQMAAYAMEKMNLIEGLDIYGPTDPQKRAGIVTFNLNDVHPHDVATVLDMSGIAVRAGHHCAQPLMKWLEVSATARASFYLYNNESDVDRLVEGLRSAKEYFNDVF from the coding sequence ATGATCAACAAAGAGATAAAAAGCTATTTTCCAATACTCAACCAAGAAATAAATGGTCATCCACTGGTTTACTTGGACAGTGCCGCTACTTCACAAAAGCCGGTTCAAGTCATTGAGGCCTTAAAATCTTATTATGAATTAGATAATGCCAACGTACACCGAGGTGTTCATACACTTGGGAATCGTGCTACTGAACATTATGAAGGTGCACGTGAAAAAGTTCGGAAATTCATTAACGCTAATTCGATGGAAGAAATTATTTTCTTACGAGGAACGACAACCGCTATGAATCTTATTGCGCAAAGCTACGGCAGAGCCAATGTTCAAGAAGGCGATGAGATTGTCATTACCTATATGGAACATCATTCTAATATTATTCCATGGCAACAATTAGCGAAAGAACGTGGAGCCATTTTAAAATATGTTGAGCTTGAAAAAGACGGCACGATTTCGTTAGAGCAAGTCCGCGCAGTCGTGACGGAGCGAACAAAAATCGTCTCAATGGTTTATGTCTCGAATGTTCTTGGTACGATGAATCCAGTAAAAGAAGTTGCACAAATTGCGCATGAAAATGGAGCAGTTATGGTGGTTGATGGTGCTCAAGCAGCGCCACATCTGAAAATAGATGTTCAGCAATTGGATTGTGATTTCTTTGCATTTTCTGGTCACAAAATGTGTGGACCAACTGGTATCGGCGTTCTTTACGGCAAAAAAGAGTTATTGAATAATATGGAACCTGTAGAATTTGGTGGAGAAATGATCGATTTCGTTGGTTTATACGATTCGACATGGAAAGAACTGCCTTGGAAATTTGAAGGCGGTACACCAATTATTGCAGGTGCAGTTGGTTTAGGTGCAGCTATAGATTTTCTTAACGAGATTGGGTTAGATGAAATTGAGAAGCATGAACATCAAATGGCTGCTTACGCAATGGAAAAAATGAACTTGATCGAAGGATTAGATATATATGGACCAACCGACCCACAAAAACGTGCGGGTATTGTGACGTTCAATTTGAACGACGTTCATCCGCATGATGTCGCTACTGTCTTAGACATGAGCGGAATCGCGGTTCGTGCAGGTCATCACTGTGCGCAACCTTTAATGAAATGGCTGGAAGTTTCAGCTACAGCACGCGCTAGCTTCTATTTATACAATAACGAGTCAGATGTTGACCGTTTAGTAGAAGGGCTGCGTTCGGCAAAGGAGTATTTCAACGATGTCTTCTAA
- a CDS encoding DUF72 domain-containing protein, giving the protein MIYVGLTGWGDHPDVYSPSSKKTDKLSDYSAHFPIVELDSSFYAVQPERNIRKWIAETPEQFQFVVKAYQGMTGHLRGENPFESRDAMFEAFSKSVQPLKEEGKLAMVLLQFPPWFDCQKENVEQLREIIDRLKEFDLAIEFRHQSWYANAMSAKTVDFLRDNNLIHSVCDEPQAGEGSIPLVPIATRNDKVLLRIHGRNVHGWVNPGGGQNWREVRYLYDYNNEELEEISAVVESLTKTTENVYVVFNNNSGGHAAGDAKQFQKMNGLTFDGLSPKQMDLFEGGF; this is encoded by the coding sequence ATGATTTATGTAGGTTTGACGGGTTGGGGAGATCATCCGGATGTCTATAGCCCGAGCTCAAAGAAAACAGATAAATTAAGTGATTATAGTGCTCATTTTCCAATTGTTGAATTGGATTCTTCCTTTTATGCGGTTCAACCAGAACGGAATATTCGTAAGTGGATTGCGGAAACACCTGAACAATTTCAATTTGTCGTAAAAGCTTATCAAGGCATGACCGGTCATCTGCGTGGTGAAAACCCATTTGAGTCACGTGATGCCATGTTTGAAGCATTTAGTAAATCTGTACAACCTCTAAAAGAGGAAGGCAAACTAGCTATGGTGTTACTACAATTTCCACCATGGTTTGATTGTCAAAAAGAAAATGTTGAACAGCTTCGGGAAATTATCGATCGTCTTAAAGAATTTGATTTGGCAATCGAATTTCGCCATCAGTCTTGGTATGCTAATGCGATGAGTGCAAAAACGGTAGATTTTCTTCGGGACAATAATCTTATTCACTCGGTTTGTGATGAACCACAAGCAGGTGAAGGGTCTATTCCGCTTGTACCAATAGCTACTAGGAATGATAAAGTGTTACTGCGTATTCATGGTCGTAACGTCCACGGCTGGGTAAATCCTGGGGGTGGGCAAAACTGGCGAGAAGTTCGTTATTTGTATGATTACAATAACGAAGAGCTTGAGGAAATTAGTGCGGTCGTAGAGTCATTAACTAAGACTACTGAAAATGTTTATGTCGTTTTTAATAATAACTCAGGGGGACATGCAGCAGGTGATGCCAAGCAGTTCCAAAAGATGAATGGTTTAACATTTGATGGGTTATCACCAAAGCAAATGGATTTATTTGAAGGAGGATTTTAA
- the sufD gene encoding Fe-S cluster assembly protein SufD has translation MTVETNLKMTEQDVRSFSEMNGEPSWFTELRLRSFGEAQSLPLPKPDKTKILSWNFTDFPVHTVESSTFNSIEDLTEDVKAIVDLEQKNLYIQHNNTPAFSRISEDLAAQGVILTDIFTALREHGDLVKKYFMTNGVKTDEHKLTALNAALMNGGAFLYVPKNVVVEEPVQVVFYHDDAEASLFNHVIVVADTSSKVTYVENYYSTVPHANGLANIVSEVFAEDNAQITYGAVDTLAEGFITYVNRRGIVARDARIEWALGMMNDSDTISENTTHLIGDNSFGDTKSVVVGRGSQKQNFTTQVVHWGKDSEGFILKHGVMKDSASSIFNGIGKIEHGATRSNAVQESRVLMLSEKARGDANPILLIDEDDVTAGHAASVGRVDPLQLYYLMSRGITKQEAERLVIHGFLAPVVRVLPIEGVKKQLTEVIERKVR, from the coding sequence ATGACGGTTGAAACAAATTTAAAAATGACCGAGCAGGACGTGCGCTCCTTTTCAGAAATGAATGGTGAACCTTCGTGGTTTACTGAGCTTCGTCTTCGTTCGTTTGGTGAAGCGCAAAGCTTGCCATTACCAAAACCAGATAAAACGAAAATTCTTAGCTGGAATTTCACTGACTTTCCAGTTCATACAGTAGAAAGTTCAACTTTCAATTCTATTGAGGATTTAACAGAAGATGTTAAAGCTATCGTAGATTTAGAACAAAAAAACCTTTATATCCAACATAATAATACGCCTGCATTTTCACGCATTTCTGAAGATCTTGCAGCACAAGGTGTTATTTTGACGGATATTTTTACAGCTCTACGTGAACATGGCGATTTAGTCAAAAAATACTTTATGACTAATGGCGTGAAAACAGATGAGCATAAATTGACGGCGTTAAACGCTGCATTGATGAACGGTGGAGCATTCCTTTACGTGCCAAAAAACGTCGTTGTAGAAGAGCCCGTACAAGTGGTCTTTTATCATGACGATGCAGAAGCTTCATTGTTTAACCACGTAATCGTTGTTGCAGATACAAGCAGTAAAGTAACTTATGTGGAAAACTATTATTCTACAGTTCCACATGCAAATGGCTTGGCTAACATCGTTTCAGAAGTTTTTGCTGAAGATAACGCTCAAATTACGTACGGTGCGGTAGATACGCTAGCAGAAGGGTTTATTACGTATGTAAACCGCCGTGGTATTGTTGCACGTGATGCACGCATTGAATGGGCTTTAGGCATGATGAATGATAGCGATACAATTTCTGAAAACACAACACACTTGATCGGCGATAATTCTTTCGGTGATACGAAAAGTGTTGTAGTTGGACGTGGGTCGCAAAAACAAAACTTTACAACTCAAGTTGTTCATTGGGGTAAAGATTCAGAAGGATTTATTTTGAAGCATGGTGTTATGAAAGATTCAGCTTCTTCAATCTTTAACGGCATTGGTAAAATTGAACACGGTGCAACAAGATCTAACGCAGTACAGGAATCACGTGTATTGATGTTAAGTGAAAAAGCACGTGGCGATGCAAACCCAATTCTTTTAATCGATGAAGATGATGTAACAGCAGGACATGCGGCATCAGTTGGTCGTGTAGATCCACTTCAATTGTATTATTTGATGAGCCGCGGTATTACAAAACAGGAAGCTGAACGTCTTGTTATTCACGGTTTCTTGGCACCAGTAGTTCGAGTGTTGCCAATCGAAGGCGTTAAAAAGCAATTGACGGAGGTTATCGAAAGGAAAGTCCGCTAA
- a CDS encoding sulfite exporter TauE/SafE family protein, producing the protein MVFIVMAVVGVLSGILGALIGLGGGVILVPALLFMGTSFAFFPELSPQKIVGLSVIMMIFTGLSSTLAYMKVRTVDYKSGFIFFAGSAPGTIVGAFINKNLDLPSFNLYFGILLVFLSILLLLRDRLKAVRWFVDNGRKTTFIDKQNKEYIYGYPIWFALLLTFFVGVASGLFGIGGGSIVVPAMILLFLFPPHVAVGTSMLMVFLSALVNSVTHISLGNVPWIYTLAVVPGAYIGAKVGAALNKRLNSEVLVTILRIVLLVLGLRSIYEGIFSS; encoded by the coding sequence ATGGTTTTCATCGTTATGGCAGTTGTTGGAGTACTATCCGGCATACTGGGTGCCCTAATTGGATTGGGTGGGGGCGTTATATTGGTGCCTGCTCTACTATTTATGGGGACTAGCTTTGCATTTTTCCCTGAACTTTCACCACAAAAAATCGTTGGACTGTCGGTTATCATGATGATTTTTACAGGACTTTCTTCAACCTTAGCCTATATGAAAGTTCGAACAGTCGATTACAAAAGTGGATTTATTTTCTTTGCAGGAAGTGCACCGGGGACAATTGTCGGTGCTTTTATTAATAAAAATTTAGATTTGCCATCTTTCAATTTATATTTTGGCATTCTTCTAGTTTTCCTGTCAATACTCCTACTGTTACGCGATCGTCTCAAAGCCGTTCGGTGGTTTGTGGACAATGGTCGCAAAACAACATTTATAGACAAACAAAATAAAGAGTACATTTACGGTTACCCGATTTGGTTTGCATTGTTATTAACATTTTTTGTAGGAGTTGCATCTGGATTGTTTGGAATCGGTGGCGGTTCTATTGTTGTACCGGCAATGATTCTGTTGTTTTTATTTCCTCCTCATGTTGCTGTTGGGACGTCAATGCTAATGGTTTTTCTATCAGCACTTGTCAATTCGGTTACACATATCTCATTAGGGAACGTTCCTTGGATATACACACTCGCAGTTGTGCCAGGTGCTTATATCGGTGCAAAAGTTGGTGCAGCGTTAAACAAACGTCTCAATTCAGAAGTATTAGTAACTATTCTACGAATTGTGCTTCTCGTGCTTGGGCTACGTTCAATTTACGAAGGAATATTCAGCAGTTAA
- the sufC gene encoding Fe-S cluster assembly ATPase SufC → MYMSTLVIKDLHVKIEDKEILKGVDLTINTGEIHAIMGPNGTGKSTLASAIMGHPKYEVTQGTITLDGEDVLEMEVDERARAGLFLGMQYPSEISGVTNADFMRSAMNARREEGDEVSLMKFIRELDSKMEVLDMEQEMAQRYLNEGFSGGEKKRNEILQLMMIKPKIAVLDEIDSGLDIDALKVVSEGINQMRSENFGCLIITHYQRLLNYITPDHVHVMMQGRVVKSGGEELSHKLEAEGYDWIKAELGIEDETVGQA, encoded by the coding sequence ATATACATGTCAACTTTGGTCATTAAAGATTTACACGTTAAAATCGAAGACAAAGAGATTTTAAAGGGTGTAGACTTAACAATTAATACAGGTGAAATTCACGCAATCATGGGACCTAACGGGACTGGTAAATCTACATTAGCATCAGCTATTATGGGTCACCCAAAATATGAAGTAACTCAAGGAACAATTACACTTGACGGTGAAGATGTTCTTGAAATGGAAGTTGACGAACGCGCTCGCGCAGGTCTTTTCCTTGGTATGCAATACCCAAGTGAAATTTCTGGCGTAACAAACGCTGACTTTATGCGTTCTGCAATGAATGCACGTCGCGAAGAAGGCGATGAAGTTTCATTAATGAAATTTATCCGTGAACTAGACAGCAAAATGGAAGTTCTTGATATGGAACAGGAAATGGCGCAACGTTACTTAAACGAAGGTTTCTCGGGTGGGGAAAAGAAACGTAATGAAATTTTACAACTTATGATGATCAAACCAAAAATTGCTGTTCTAGATGAAATTGACTCTGGACTTGATATCGATGCGCTAAAAGTAGTTTCTGAAGGTATTAATCAAATGAGAAGCGAAAACTTTGGCTGCTTAATCATTACGCATTACCAACGTCTACTAAACTACATTACGCCTGATCACGTTCACGTAATGATGCAAGGTCGCGTTGTTAAATCAGGTGGAGAAGAACTTTCTCACAAACTAGAAGCTGAAGGTTACGACTGGATCAAAGCTGAACTTGGTATTGAAGACGAGACTGTAGGACAAGCATAA
- the sufB gene encoding Fe-S cluster assembly protein SufB yields the protein MAKKMPEIGDYKYGFHDKDVSVFRSKRGLTEDIVREISKIKEEPEWMLKSRLKALKLFYSMPMPQWGGDLGSLNFDEITYYVKPSEASQTSWDEVPEEIKRTFDKLGIPEAEQKYLAGVSAQYESEVVYHNMKVELEDMGIVFKDTGSALRENEDLFKEYWQSVIPAADNKFAALNTAVWSGGSFIYVPKGIKVESPLQAYFRINSENMGQFERTLIIVDEGASVHYVEGCTAPVYTTNSLHSAVVEIIVKKDAYCRYTTIQNWANNVFNLVTKRAFVYENGTMEWIDGNIGSKLTMKYPAVYLKGEGARGMTLSIAIAGKGQHQDAGAKMVHLAPNTSSSIVSKSISKQGGKVTYRGIVHFGRKADGARSNIECDTLIMDNQSTSDTIPYNEILNDNVSLEHEAKVSKVSEEQLFYLMSRGVSEQEATEMIVMGFIEPFTKELPMEYAVEMNRLIKFEMEGSIG from the coding sequence ATGGCGAAAAAAATGCCGGAAATCGGTGATTATAAATATGGGTTCCACGACAAAGATGTTTCAGTATTTAGATCTAAAAGAGGTCTGACTGAAGATATCGTAAGAGAAATTTCGAAGATCAAAGAAGAACCAGAATGGATGCTCAAATCTCGTCTAAAAGCATTGAAATTGTTTTATTCAATGCCAATGCCACAATGGGGCGGCGATTTAGGTTCACTAAACTTTGATGAGATTACGTATTACGTAAAACCATCTGAAGCGAGCCAAACTTCATGGGATGAAGTGCCTGAAGAAATCAAACGTACCTTTGATAAATTAGGAATTCCAGAAGCAGAGCAAAAATATTTAGCGGGTGTATCAGCTCAATATGAGTCTGAAGTTGTTTACCACAACATGAAAGTTGAATTAGAAGACATGGGTATCGTCTTTAAAGATACGGGTTCTGCACTTCGTGAGAACGAAGATCTTTTCAAAGAATACTGGCAGTCAGTAATTCCAGCGGCAGACAATAAGTTCGCTGCGTTGAACACGGCAGTTTGGTCTGGTGGATCGTTTATTTATGTGCCAAAAGGCATTAAAGTAGAATCACCACTTCAAGCTTACTTCCGTATCAACTCGGAAAACATGGGCCAATTTGAACGTACATTGATTATTGTGGATGAAGGCGCAAGCGTTCATTACGTAGAAGGTTGTACAGCTCCTGTTTACACAACGAACTCACTTCACTCAGCTGTTGTTGAGATCATCGTGAAAAAAGATGCTTATTGCCGTTATACAACGATTCAAAACTGGGCAAACAACGTCTTTAACCTTGTAACGAAACGTGCATTTGTGTACGAAAACGGGACAATGGAATGGATTGATGGCAACATCGGTTCGAAATTGACGATGAAGTACCCGGCTGTTTACTTGAAAGGCGAAGGCGCACGTGGCATGACATTGTCAATCGCAATCGCTGGTAAAGGTCAGCATCAGGATGCTGGAGCAAAAATGGTTCACTTGGCTCCAAATACGTCTTCTTCAATTGTTTCGAAATCAATTTCAAAACAAGGCGGGAAAGTAACGTATCGCGGAATCGTTCATTTTGGACGCAAAGCAGATGGCGCACGTTCAAACATTGAATGTGACACATTAATCATGGATAACCAATCTACTTCTGATACAATTCCATACAACGAAATCTTAAACGATAACGTTTCACTGGAACACGAAGCAAAAGTTTCAAAAGTGTCTGAAGAGCAATTGTTCTACTTGATGAGCCGTGGTGTTTCTGAGCAAGAAGCAACAGAAATGATCGTAATGGGCTTTATCGAACCATTTACAAAAGAACTTCCAATGGAATATGCGGTAGAAATGAACCGTTTAATCAAGTTCGAAATGGAAGGCTCGATCGGTTAA
- the sufU gene encoding Fe-S cluster assembly sulfur transfer protein SufU — MSSNNLDQLYRRVIMDHYKTPRNKGTIENDSVSIEMNNPTCGDRIQLTLQVEDGIVKDAKFDGEGCSISMASASMMTQAVKGQKIDTALKLSGIFSDMMLGKEYDDSIDLGDIEALQGVSQFPARIKCATLAWKAMEKGVQNEEKS; from the coding sequence ATGTCTTCTAATAACTTAGACCAATTATACCGACGCGTTATTATGGATCATTACAAAACGCCCCGCAATAAAGGGACGATTGAAAATGATAGTGTTAGTATTGAGATGAACAATCCGACCTGTGGAGATCGCATCCAACTGACTTTGCAGGTCGAAGACGGCATAGTCAAAGATGCGAAGTTTGACGGTGAAGGATGTTCGATTTCAATGGCTTCTGCTTCGATGATGACGCAAGCTGTCAAAGGGCAGAAAATTGATACGGCATTAAAACTTTCCGGTATCTTTTCAGATATGATGCTTGGTAAAGAGTACGATGATTCGATTGATCTTGGTGATATTGAAGCTTTACAAGGCGTCTCTCAATTTCCAGCCCGTATAAAGTGTGCGACTTTGGCTTGGAAAGCTATGGAAAAAGGCGTGCAAAACGAAGAAAAATCGTAA